One region of Catenuloplanes indicus genomic DNA includes:
- a CDS encoding App1 family protein encodes MALIPVGETGPRLHRAARLEDAVHEVVERRLVKRGWEPSIIAYAGYGTTEWVRVMARVLLSRPAPKTGWLARRASSSKPKSVRGWRSFATVSQMNAPVTITAGGVRHEAVGDRGGFVDAVVPANLAPGWQTVTIQSGDGEPVEAPVQIVDPAVTFGIISDIDDTVMVTALPRPMLAAWNTFVLDEHARASVPGMAVLYERLRTAHPGAPVFYLSTGAWNVAPALTRFLRRHLYPVGPLLLTDWGPTKDRWFRSGPEHKRLTLERLSQEFPRVRWLLIGDDGQHDQEIYAEFASKHPDNVAAVAIRRLSPAQAVLAGTLPSLPESDTSVVSARFGRKWLGAPDGAGLSQLLTEADLL; translated from the coding sequence GTGGCGCTTATCCCCGTGGGAGAAACCGGACCCCGCCTGCATCGCGCCGCCCGGCTCGAGGACGCGGTGCACGAGGTCGTCGAGCGGCGGCTGGTGAAGCGCGGCTGGGAGCCGAGCATCATCGCGTATGCGGGTTACGGCACGACCGAGTGGGTGCGGGTGATGGCCCGCGTGCTGCTCAGCCGGCCGGCGCCGAAGACCGGCTGGCTGGCCCGGCGTGCCTCCTCGTCGAAGCCGAAGAGCGTGCGCGGCTGGCGCAGCTTCGCCACGGTGAGCCAGATGAACGCGCCGGTGACCATCACGGCCGGCGGCGTGCGGCACGAGGCGGTCGGCGACCGCGGCGGGTTCGTGGACGCGGTGGTCCCGGCGAACCTGGCGCCCGGCTGGCAGACCGTGACGATCCAGAGTGGCGACGGCGAGCCGGTCGAGGCGCCGGTGCAGATCGTCGACCCGGCCGTCACGTTCGGCATCATCTCCGACATCGACGACACGGTCATGGTGACCGCGCTGCCCCGGCCGATGCTCGCCGCATGGAACACGTTCGTGCTGGACGAGCACGCGCGCGCGTCCGTGCCCGGCATGGCCGTGCTCTACGAGCGGCTGCGCACCGCGCACCCGGGCGCGCCGGTGTTCTACCTGTCCACCGGCGCGTGGAACGTGGCGCCCGCGCTGACCCGGTTCCTCCGCCGGCACCTCTACCCGGTCGGGCCGCTGCTGCTCACCGACTGGGGCCCGACGAAGGACCGCTGGTTCCGCAGCGGCCCGGAGCACAAGCGACTGACGCTGGAGCGGCTGTCCCAGGAGTTCCCGCGCGTGCGCTGGCTGCTGATCGGCGACGACGGGCAGCACGACCAGGAGATCTACGCGGAGTTCGCGTCGAAGCACCCGGACAACGTGGCCGCGGTCGCGATCCGGCGGCTCTCCCCCGCACAGGCCGTGCTGGCCGGTACGCTGCCGTCGCTGCCCGAGTCGGACACATCGGTGGTGTCCGCGCGGTTCGGCCGCAAGTGGCTCGGCGCGCCGGACGGTGCCGGGCTGTCGCAACTGCTCACCGAGGCTGACCTGCTGTAA
- a CDS encoding GGDEF domain-containing protein, giving the protein MFRRFLLIGGPLLIGLWFLLPAGLERNVLYAGIGALSVAANAVAARHWRSWPWALFAAGQACAVAGDLLWLYYENIAFIDPFPSPADAFYLAEYPLLTAALLVLSRRHRTADDHLARLDSTMLVAGLALPYWVLLIAPALSSGESTLGTLIALGYPLGDVLLLGGVVRLLVVSGARNTSFRLVTAAVLTLLIADVTFTFAENTTLGTMAFLASYLFWGVGALVPSAGTIGDPAPRPQTLTRRRLAALTGAVLLSPGILIVQLLAGLEPSTWAVALTSAALFVLVVTRMAGMVRRLEEQAGQLADQARRLDELARTDSLTGLPNRRTLDAQIVRDMAAARAGRHPLPVAILDLDHFKRYNDTRGHQAGDDLLAGAAMAWSLLLRDGDTLARYGGEEFVLLMPGRTGDDAARLLDRLRIATPDLQSFSAGLALWDGTEPPDELLRRADHALYAAKEHGRGRVVRAGEIAASG; this is encoded by the coding sequence ATGTTCCGCCGGTTCCTGCTGATCGGCGGTCCCCTGCTGATCGGCCTATGGTTCCTGCTGCCCGCCGGTCTCGAGCGCAACGTGCTCTACGCCGGCATCGGCGCGCTCAGCGTCGCCGCGAACGCGGTCGCGGCCCGGCACTGGCGCTCCTGGCCGTGGGCGCTGTTCGCGGCCGGCCAGGCCTGCGCGGTCGCCGGTGACCTGCTCTGGCTCTACTACGAGAACATCGCGTTCATCGACCCGTTCCCGTCCCCCGCCGACGCCTTCTACCTAGCCGAATATCCCCTGCTCACCGCGGCCCTGCTAGTGCTCTCCCGGCGGCACCGCACCGCGGACGACCACCTCGCCCGGCTGGACAGCACGATGCTGGTGGCCGGGCTCGCACTGCCGTACTGGGTGCTGCTGATCGCTCCGGCGCTGTCCAGCGGCGAGTCCACGCTGGGCACGCTGATCGCGCTCGGCTACCCGCTGGGCGACGTGCTGCTGCTCGGCGGCGTGGTCCGGCTGCTTGTCGTCTCCGGCGCCCGCAACACGTCGTTCCGGCTGGTCACCGCGGCCGTGCTGACGCTGTTGATCGCGGACGTGACGTTCACGTTCGCGGAGAACACCACGCTGGGCACGATGGCGTTCCTCGCGTCCTACCTGTTCTGGGGCGTGGGCGCGCTGGTGCCGTCGGCCGGCACGATCGGCGACCCGGCGCCCCGGCCGCAGACGCTCACCCGCCGCCGGCTGGCCGCGCTGACCGGCGCGGTGCTGCTCTCCCCCGGCATCCTGATCGTGCAGCTGCTCGCCGGCCTGGAGCCGAGCACGTGGGCGGTCGCGCTCACCTCCGCCGCGCTATTCGTGCTGGTGGTGACGCGAATGGCGGGCATGGTCCGGCGGTTGGAGGAGCAGGCCGGGCAGCTCGCGGACCAGGCCCGCCGGCTGGACGAGCTGGCCCGCACGGATTCGCTGACCGGGCTGCCGAACCGGCGCACGCTGGACGCCCAGATCGTCCGGGACATGGCCGCGGCCCGGGCCGGCCGGCACCCGCTGCCGGTGGCGATCCTCGACCTGGACCACTTCAAGCGCTACAACGACACCCGCGGGCACCAGGCCGGCGACGACCTGCTGGCCGGTGCCGCGATGGCGTGGAGCCTGCTGCTGCGGGACGGCGACACGCTGGCACGGTACGGCGGCGAGGAGTTCGTGCTGCTGATGCCGGGCCGGACCGGGGACGACGCGGCCCGGCTGCTGGACCGGCTGCGCATCGCCACGCCGGACCTCCAGTCGTTCTCCGCCGGGCTGGCGCTCTGGGACGGCACGGAACCGCCGGACGAGCTGCTGCGCCGCGCGGACCACGCGCTCTACGCGGCCAAGGAGCACGGCCGGGGCCGGGTGGTCCGGGCGGGAGAGATAGCGGCATCCGGTTGA
- a CDS encoding methyltransferase domain-containing protein: MHHKGSPADVIPLQYHAQMLLDDRRMGAFRTAIARVVGPGMRVLELGAGTGVLAHFAVEAGAASVIAVERELSVWQAASRALAAHGDDVTVLHADARTFVPPAAVDVVICEMLHVGLLRERQVEVIGAFLSSYSGPPPVFLPCATIQAVQPVSQDFTFYGYTVAAPLFQDPSAKQPRTVALAPPTIFQSFFYGAGSLPSACAADVRFVAEEDGLLNAVRMITKNLLTEEPAPVEWLMNYLVVPLPEAVEVRTGDTVRIRFAYRPGDEIPELMSALHAEVLSPARSG; the protein is encoded by the coding sequence ATGCACCACAAGGGGAGTCCGGCCGATGTGATCCCGTTGCAGTACCACGCGCAGATGCTGCTGGACGACCGGCGGATGGGCGCGTTCCGGACCGCGATCGCGCGGGTGGTCGGGCCCGGCATGCGCGTGCTGGAGCTGGGCGCCGGGACCGGGGTGCTGGCCCACTTCGCGGTCGAGGCCGGCGCGGCGTCGGTGATCGCGGTGGAGCGGGAGCTGAGCGTGTGGCAGGCCGCGTCACGGGCGCTGGCCGCGCACGGGGACGACGTGACGGTGCTGCACGCGGACGCGCGCACGTTCGTGCCGCCCGCGGCGGTGGACGTGGTGATCTGCGAGATGCTGCACGTGGGGCTGTTGCGGGAGCGGCAGGTCGAGGTGATCGGCGCGTTCCTGTCGTCCTACTCGGGCCCGCCGCCGGTGTTCCTGCCGTGCGCGACGATCCAGGCCGTCCAGCCCGTGTCCCAGGATTTCACTTTCTATGGGTACACAGTGGCGGCGCCGCTGTTCCAGGATCCGTCGGCGAAGCAGCCGCGGACGGTCGCGCTGGCCCCGCCGACGATCTTTCAGAGTTTTTTCTACGGCGCCGGGTCGCTGCCGTCGGCATGCGCCGCCGATGTCCGCTTCGTGGCGGAAGAGGACGGCCTCCTCAACGCGGTGCGGATGATCACGAAAAATCTGCTCACCGAGGAGCCCGCGCCGGTGGAGTGGCTGATGAACTACCTGGTCGTGCCGCTCCCGGAGGCCGTCGAGGTGCGCACGGGCGACACCGTGCGTATCCGGTTCGCCTACCGTCCGGGTGACGAGATCCCGGAGTTGATGTCCGCCCTGCATGCCGAGGTGCTGTCCCCCGCGCGGTCCGGCTAG
- a CDS encoding FKBP-type peptidyl-prolyl cis-trans isomerase, translating into MSSKPQVAPHDGPPPADLIVEDITVGDGEEVTPGRHAIVHYVGVSHSNGRQFDASWDRGDTFSFPVGGGQVIGGWDRGVVGMKVGGRRRLVIPPHLGYGAHGAGGGLIGPNETLIFVVDLVDVK; encoded by the coding sequence ATGAGCAGCAAGCCGCAGGTCGCCCCGCACGACGGTCCGCCGCCGGCGGACCTGATCGTCGAGGACATCACCGTCGGCGACGGCGAAGAGGTCACGCCCGGCCGGCACGCCATCGTGCACTACGTCGGCGTCTCGCACTCCAACGGCCGGCAGTTCGACGCGTCGTGGGACCGGGGCGACACGTTCTCGTTCCCGGTCGGCGGCGGCCAGGTCATCGGCGGCTGGGACCGCGGTGTCGTGGGCATGAAGGTCGGCGGCCGGCGCCGGCTGGTCATCCCGCCGCACCTGGGCTACGGCGCGCACGGCGCGGGTGGCGGCCTGATCGGCCCGAATGAGACGCTGATCTTCGTCGTGGACCTGGTCGACGTCAAGTAG